The proteins below come from a single Portunus trituberculatus isolate SZX2019 chromosome 2, ASM1759143v1, whole genome shotgun sequence genomic window:
- the LOC123504296 gene encoding charged multivesicular body protein 3-like isoform X1 produces MGLFSKSPSKSPKDQVNEWCSKIRKEGYVLDRQIRSIQREEEKAKRSLRDAAKRGDKDVCRVLAREIVQARKTIGRIYTSKAHLNSVQSQMKAQLATLRVSGALAQSTDVMKAMQELVKLPEISKTMQDLSREMCRAGIMEEMLEDTFDTLEPEEMEEEAQAEVDKVLWEITAGKLGEAPDMVSDALPSEPAAAAAATEEEEPEEDMEEMRTRLEALRS; encoded by the exons GTGAACGAATGGTGTAGCAAgatcaggaaggaaggatatgtgCTGGATCGACAAATTCGCT CCATCcagcgagaggaggagaaggccaaGAGGAGCCTAAGAGATGCTGCCAAGAGAGGGGACAAGGATGTGTGCCGGGTTCTGGCCAGGGAGATTGTGCAGGCCAGGAAGACTATTGGAAGGATTTACACCAGCAAGGCACATCTTAACTCAGTGCAAAGCCAGATGAAGGCACAGCTGG CCACCCTTAGAGTGTCCGGCGCACTGGCCCAATCGACGGACGTGATGAAGGCCATGCAGGAACTGGTGAAGCTGCCGGAGATCAGTAAGACCATGCAGGACCTGAGCCGGGAGATGTGCCGGGCTGGGATCATGGAGGAGATGCTGGAGGACACCTTTGACACACTGGAGCccgaggagatggaggaggaggcgcaggcGGAGGTTGACAAG GTCCTTTGGGAAATAACAGCTGGGAAGCTTGGAGAGGCGCCAGACATGGTATCAGACGCCCTTCCTTCCGAgcctgccgctgccgccgccgcaacggaggaggaggagccggaggaagatatggaggagatgaggacaAGACTGGAGGCACTGAGGagctga
- the LOC123504296 gene encoding charged multivesicular body protein 3-like isoform X2 has product MHEDEDRKVNEWCSKIRKEGYVLDRQIRSIQREEEKAKRSLRDAAKRGDKDVCRVLAREIVQARKTIGRIYTSKAHLNSVQSQMKAQLATLRVSGALAQSTDVMKAMQELVKLPEISKTMQDLSREMCRAGIMEEMLEDTFDTLEPEEMEEEAQAEVDKVLWEITAGKLGEAPDMVSDALPSEPAAAAAATEEEEPEEDMEEMRTRLEALRS; this is encoded by the exons GTGAACGAATGGTGTAGCAAgatcaggaaggaaggatatgtgCTGGATCGACAAATTCGCT CCATCcagcgagaggaggagaaggccaaGAGGAGCCTAAGAGATGCTGCCAAGAGAGGGGACAAGGATGTGTGCCGGGTTCTGGCCAGGGAGATTGTGCAGGCCAGGAAGACTATTGGAAGGATTTACACCAGCAAGGCACATCTTAACTCAGTGCAAAGCCAGATGAAGGCACAGCTGG CCACCCTTAGAGTGTCCGGCGCACTGGCCCAATCGACGGACGTGATGAAGGCCATGCAGGAACTGGTGAAGCTGCCGGAGATCAGTAAGACCATGCAGGACCTGAGCCGGGAGATGTGCCGGGCTGGGATCATGGAGGAGATGCTGGAGGACACCTTTGACACACTGGAGCccgaggagatggaggaggaggcgcaggcGGAGGTTGACAAG GTCCTTTGGGAAATAACAGCTGGGAAGCTTGGAGAGGCGCCAGACATGGTATCAGACGCCCTTCCTTCCGAgcctgccgctgccgccgccgcaacggaggaggaggagccggaggaagatatggaggagatgaggacaAGACTGGAGGCACTGAGGagctga